One window of the Magnetococcales bacterium genome contains the following:
- a CDS encoding transferase — protein MQKSAVIPTTMCYALPETELVDLLAHQLTSLFLFDRKTHGRTLADAVHQALIRTTYCFCHINDKYYTRDGEVWFDPYHSGQYTIFLYYVSHSLWKDFQNPRVASMVFMLNKTLGAVDLFYDVVLPDIFYLDHVMGTTMGRATYGNYFIFSQNCTVGNNRGFYPVFGDHVTLHARAMVVGQCRIGSHVVIAADAYVKDQDIPDNTLVFGTTPNLTLVQKDEPYMRENHGHKWRTNPQPPPLP, from the coding sequence ATGCAAAAATCCGCTGTGATTCCAACCACCATGTGTTATGCCCTGCCGGAAACGGAACTGGTCGATTTGTTGGCCCACCAATTGACCAGTCTGTTTCTCTTTGATCGCAAAACACATGGCAGAACCCTGGCCGATGCCGTCCACCAGGCCCTGATCAGAACCACGTATTGTTTTTGCCATATCAACGACAAATACTATACCCGGGATGGTGAGGTGTGGTTCGATCCATACCATTCCGGGCAGTATACCATCTTTCTCTACTATGTCTCCCACTCCCTGTGGAAGGATTTCCAGAACCCAAGAGTGGCCTCCATGGTATTCATGCTGAACAAGACCCTGGGTGCAGTCGATTTATTCTATGATGTGGTTTTGCCGGACATATTTTATCTCGACCACGTGATGGGAACCACCATGGGGCGGGCTACTTATGGCAATTATTTCATTTTTTCCCAAAACTGCACGGTCGGCAACAATCGGGGCTTCTACCCGGTTTTCGGGGATCATGTCACCCTGCATGCCCGCGCCATGGTGGTGGGGCAATGCCGGATCGGCTCCCATGTGGTCATTGCCGCCGATGCCTACGTCAAGGATCAGGATATTCCGGACAATACCCTTGTGTTCGGCACGACGCCCAATCTGACCCTGGTGCAAAAAGACGAACCCTACATGCGGGAAAATCACGGCCATAAATGGCGCACAAATCCTCAGCCGCCGCCACTACCCTGA